One stretch of Sinomonas terrae DNA includes these proteins:
- a CDS encoding AfsR/SARP family transcriptional regulator yields MERDGHQLEDALPGRQGRLLFAYLVVNRHRSVDRDELAEALWRDPDPASVESRLNPLLSKLRRVFGTTAVEGRSAVRLRLDDAWVDLEVAAAAIHRAESCVAQGEWTEAWGPALTALFVSRRSFLPGEDALWIEVVRRELAQIQVRALECYAATALTLGGTELAAAVRAGGQLTELAPLRESGYRYLMRALAATGNVAEALRVYGELCDRLREQLGVSPSTASRAVYESLLTET; encoded by the coding sequence GTGGAGCGCGACGGCCACCAACTCGAAGATGCCCTGCCGGGCAGGCAGGGCCGGCTGCTGTTCGCGTATCTCGTCGTCAACCGGCATCGTAGCGTCGACCGGGACGAACTCGCAGAGGCATTGTGGCGCGACCCAGATCCGGCAAGCGTGGAGTCCAGGCTCAATCCACTGCTGTCCAAGCTGCGGCGCGTCTTCGGCACCACTGCCGTGGAAGGGCGCTCCGCCGTCCGACTGCGCTTGGACGATGCTTGGGTCGATCTCGAGGTCGCGGCGGCGGCCATCCATCGTGCCGAATCCTGTGTGGCGCAGGGCGAATGGACAGAGGCATGGGGCCCGGCGCTGACGGCGCTGTTCGTGTCCAGGCGCAGCTTCCTGCCAGGCGAGGACGCGCTATGGATCGAGGTCGTCCGCCGGGAGTTGGCTCAGATCCAGGTGCGGGCCCTCGAGTGCTATGCGGCGACCGCCCTGACCCTGGGCGGGACCGAGCTCGCTGCGGCCGTCCGCGCAGGAGGCCAGCTGACCGAGCTCGCGCCATTGCGGGAAAGCGGGTACCGCTATCTGATGCGGGCACTGGCGGCAACGGGCAACGTCGCCGAGGCCCTCAGAGTGTACGGGGAGCTGTGCGATCGACTGCGTGAACAGCTCGGAGTCTCCCCCAGCACCGCATCCCGCGCCGTGTACGAGTCCCTGCTGACCGAAACCTGA
- the dctA gene encoding C4-dicarboxylate transporter DctA: MELTVDNGVRRAPRRAWYRQLYFWVLIAIVVGILLGWLAPHAGQAMEPVGTVFVNAMKMLIGPIVFLTIVGGIANVADLKKVGVTGLKALTYFQVGTIVALAVGLVAINLFRLGDGVNANADKLHATGSAAQYIASGKSENWWDFLVNIVPTSVVNPFVQGDMLQVIFIAVIFGIALNAVGKVGAPVLDGIQRLTKVVFKVLNFIMKAAPIGAFGAMAFAVGKYGVQSLTSLGGLILLFYATSILFVVVVLGSVMAFLRLNVFSMLRHFKEEILIILGTSTAEPALPGLMRKLEHAGVKKETVGLVVPAGYSFNLDGAAIYLSLASLYIAQATNTHLSLGQQLGMLAIMLLTSKGAAGAAGGGFIALTATLSMLGTIPPAGIMLVFGIDKFMSECRALVNFCGNAVATLFVAWWDRSLDVQRVRRVFRGETVEPLPAAAAVPNSSPDDELEVAGLAAQVAR; encoded by the coding sequence ATGGAACTCACAGTGGACAATGGCGTCCGCCGGGCTCCGCGCCGCGCGTGGTACCGGCAGCTCTACTTCTGGGTCCTGATCGCGATCGTCGTCGGGATCCTCCTCGGCTGGCTCGCCCCGCACGCGGGCCAGGCCATGGAGCCGGTGGGCACGGTCTTCGTCAACGCGATGAAGATGCTCATCGGGCCCATCGTGTTCCTCACGATCGTCGGCGGGATCGCGAACGTGGCGGACCTCAAGAAGGTCGGCGTCACGGGCCTGAAGGCCCTGACGTACTTCCAGGTCGGCACGATCGTGGCCCTCGCCGTGGGCCTCGTCGCGATCAACCTCTTCCGCCTCGGCGACGGGGTCAATGCCAACGCGGACAAGCTTCACGCCACGGGCTCGGCCGCCCAGTACATCGCGAGCGGCAAGAGCGAGAACTGGTGGGACTTCCTGGTCAACATCGTCCCGACGAGCGTCGTCAACCCGTTCGTCCAGGGCGACATGCTGCAGGTCATCTTCATTGCGGTCATCTTCGGGATCGCGCTCAATGCCGTCGGCAAGGTAGGCGCTCCTGTCCTGGACGGGATCCAGCGGCTCACGAAGGTCGTCTTCAAGGTGCTCAACTTCATCATGAAGGCAGCACCGATCGGGGCGTTCGGGGCGATGGCATTCGCGGTCGGGAAGTACGGCGTCCAGAGCCTGACGAGCCTCGGTGGCCTGATCCTGCTCTTCTACGCGACGTCCATCCTCTTCGTCGTGGTGGTCTTGGGCAGCGTCATGGCGTTCCTGCGCCTGAACGTCTTCTCGATGCTGCGCCACTTCAAGGAAGAGATCCTGATCATCCTCGGCACCTCGACCGCCGAGCCTGCCCTCCCGGGCCTCATGCGCAAGCTCGAGCACGCCGGGGTGAAGAAGGAAACGGTCGGCCTCGTGGTCCCAGCCGGCTACAGCTTCAACCTCGACGGCGCGGCGATCTACCTCTCCCTGGCGTCCCTGTACATCGCCCAGGCAACGAACACCCACCTGAGCCTCGGCCAACAGCTCGGGATGCTCGCGATCATGCTGCTCACGTCCAAGGGCGCTGCGGGCGCCGCGGGCGGCGGATTCATCGCGCTCACGGCCACACTGAGCATGCTCGGTACGATTCCGCCCGCGGGCATCATGCTCGTCTTCGGCATCGACAAGTTCATGTCCGAGTGCCGGGCGCTCGTGAACTTCTGCGGCAACGCGGTCGCGACGCTGTTCGTGGCATGGTGGGACCGTTCCCTGGACGTCCAGCGCGTGCGCCGGGTGTTCCGCGGCGAGACTGTGGAGCCGCTTCCGGCCGCCGCGGCCGTGCCGAACAGCTCACCCGACGACGAGCTCGAGGTCGCCGGCCTCGCTGCTCAGGTGGCCCGATGA
- a CDS encoding tartrate dehydrogenase: MSETKIFNIASIPGDGVGKEVVAAGRQVLEALAAQSGGSFAFEWTEFPWGSDYYAKHGEMMPEEGLDALKGFDAIYFGAVGWENVPDHVSLWGLRLNITQNFDQWANIRPVKFLPGVESPLRRAETAELDWIVVRENSEGEYAGLGGRNLSGRGPGNEVALQTALFTEKGCERIMRFAFDLARTRAVKKVSSVTKSNAQQYGMVLWDDVFRRVALDYPDVQTESVLVDAMSAKFVLKPEDLSVVVASNLNADILSDLGSALAGSLGLAASANLNPERRFPSMFEPVHGSAPDIAGKGISNPIGAIASAALMLDHFGLHDEARRVEAAIAQTTASGHLTRDVGGTATTEDVTEAISAALTATLATV; this comes from the coding sequence GTGAGCGAGACCAAGATCTTCAACATCGCCTCGATCCCCGGCGACGGCGTCGGCAAAGAGGTCGTCGCGGCAGGCCGACAGGTGCTCGAGGCCCTCGCCGCCCAGTCCGGCGGCAGCTTCGCCTTCGAATGGACCGAGTTCCCGTGGGGCTCTGACTACTACGCGAAGCACGGCGAAATGATGCCGGAGGAGGGGCTCGACGCACTCAAGGGCTTCGACGCCATCTACTTCGGAGCCGTGGGCTGGGAGAACGTCCCGGACCATGTGAGCCTGTGGGGCCTCCGCCTGAACATCACCCAGAACTTCGACCAGTGGGCCAACATCCGCCCCGTCAAGTTCCTCCCCGGAGTCGAGTCCCCGCTGCGCAGGGCCGAGACCGCTGAGCTCGACTGGATCGTCGTCCGCGAGAACAGCGAAGGCGAGTACGCAGGCCTCGGCGGTCGCAACCTCAGTGGCCGCGGCCCCGGGAACGAGGTCGCCCTCCAGACCGCGCTCTTCACCGAGAAGGGCTGCGAACGCATCATGCGCTTCGCGTTCGATCTGGCCCGCACCCGCGCCGTGAAGAAGGTCTCGAGCGTCACGAAGTCCAACGCGCAGCAGTACGGAATGGTCCTGTGGGACGACGTCTTCCGCCGTGTCGCGCTCGACTACCCCGACGTGCAGACCGAGAGCGTGCTCGTGGACGCGATGAGCGCGAAGTTCGTGCTCAAGCCCGAGGACCTCTCCGTCGTCGTCGCCTCCAACCTCAACGCCGACATCCTCTCGGACCTCGGCTCCGCCCTCGCGGGCAGCCTCGGCCTCGCGGCGAGTGCGAACCTCAACCCTGAGCGCCGCTTCCCGAGCATGTTCGAACCGGTGCACGGCTCGGCTCCGGACATCGCGGGGAAGGGCATCAGCAACCCGATCGGCGCGATCGCCAGCGCGGCCCTCATGCTCGACCACTTCGGCCTCCACGACGAGGCACGGCGGGTCGAGGCAGCCATCGCGCAGACGACGGCGTCCGGCCACCTCACGCGCGACGTCGGCGGAACGGCGACGACGGAGGACGTCACCGAGGCGATCTCGGCTGCCCTGACCGCCACCCTCGCGACGGTGTAA
- a CDS encoding excisionase family DNA-binding protein yields MDQQLTTQQAADLLGISRPTLIKLLDKHEIPYEQPSGGRHRRLRLSDVLEYRERRRGERRSRLAEMTRQAAEDGLYERSAEDYREALRRARHAR; encoded by the coding sequence TTGGACCAGCAGCTGACCACGCAGCAGGCGGCCGATCTCCTCGGCATCAGCCGTCCCACCCTGATCAAGCTCTTGGACAAGCATGAGATTCCTTACGAGCAGCCCTCGGGGGGGCGTCACCGTCGACTTCGTCTGAGCGATGTGCTCGAGTACAGGGAGCGCAGGCGCGGGGAGCGCCGCAGCAGGCTGGCGGAGATGACGCGTCAGGCTGCGGAGGACGGCCTGTACGAGAGGTCGGCCGAGGACTACCGCGAGGCGCTCCGGCGCGCCCGCCACGCCCGTTGA
- a CDS encoding LysR family transcriptional regulator: MDVRQLRYFLAVVDHGGFSRAAEHLLIAQPSLSQTIKALEQDLGVPLFHRAGRKSVLSEAGRELVGPARLVVRDLDAARAAVDELKGIRSGRLDISAMPSPGVEPLTSMIAAFSQSHPAVTINVEAAFTADDVVESIRSGSSEIGVLGSEQPVRAVGVEVMQLERQPLVLIMTSEAGDLGEDGIVRRSDLAGQRVIVSQRGSFMRRIVDDILAEGVPLEIAVEVAHRTSILPLVLAGVGHAILPSSWSPLARHSGLRVARIEPAAVLHVAVVSRESDLTPSARAFLGVARGYAASHNR, from the coding sequence GTGGATGTCCGGCAGCTGAGGTACTTCCTCGCGGTGGTGGATCACGGCGGGTTCAGCCGGGCGGCTGAACACCTGCTCATCGCACAGCCCTCGCTCTCGCAGACCATCAAGGCGCTCGAGCAGGATCTCGGCGTTCCGCTTTTCCACCGCGCGGGCCGCAAATCTGTTCTGAGCGAGGCGGGCCGGGAACTCGTCGGCCCCGCTCGCCTCGTCGTGCGCGACCTCGATGCGGCCCGTGCCGCCGTCGACGAGCTGAAAGGGATCCGCAGCGGCAGGCTCGACATCTCGGCGATGCCTTCGCCCGGCGTCGAGCCGCTCACCTCGATGATCGCAGCCTTCTCGCAGAGCCATCCGGCGGTCACCATCAACGTCGAGGCCGCCTTCACCGCCGATGACGTCGTCGAATCCATCCGCAGCGGGAGCTCGGAGATCGGGGTCCTCGGCTCGGAACAGCCGGTGCGGGCGGTCGGCGTCGAGGTCATGCAGCTCGAGCGGCAGCCGCTCGTGCTCATCATGACCTCCGAAGCCGGTGACCTCGGCGAGGACGGAATCGTGCGCCGCTCGGACCTCGCGGGCCAGCGCGTGATCGTCTCGCAGCGCGGCTCTTTCATGCGGCGGATCGTCGACGACATCCTCGCGGAAGGCGTGCCGCTTGAGATTGCGGTCGAAGTCGCCCACCGCACCTCGATCCTCCCGCTCGTCCTGGCCGGCGTCGGGCACGCCATCCTGCCCTCCTCGTGGTCCCCTCTGGCGCGTCATTCCGGCCTGCGCGTTGCCCGCATCGAGCCGGCCGCCGTCCTCCACGTCGCCGTTGTGAGCAGGGAGTCGGACCTCACGCCGTCTGCGCGCGCCTTCCTGGGTGTCGCCCGAGGCTACGCTGCCTCTCACAACAGATAG
- the hrpB gene encoding ATP-dependent helicase HrpB, with the protein MPPFAPPRLFDLDAIGSGLAVARVAEELGRALEPAGAAAVVQAPPGTGKTTFVPPLVANLVSGRAAEADQPPRVVVTQPRRVAVRAAARHLAALDRSPLGERVGYTVRGERKVGARTLVEFVTPGILLRRLLADPGLEGTAAVILDEVHERGLETDLAVGMLPEVRALRGDLTLVAMSATVDAPRFAALFADDGGEPAPVVDSPAALYPLEVVWAPSSAPRLDDRGVTWAFLDHVAETAAAEHARLVAAGQDVDALVFLPGVREVRAVAERLRARSYGVIRDVLELHGQAPPSEQDRAVGGRRPGDRPRIVVSTALAESSLTVPGVRLVVDSGLAREPRRDAARGMTGLVTVSCSRASAEQRAGRAARQGPGRIIRCYDERSHAAAPPQSLPEIATSDLTEAALILACWGAPGGRGLALPDAPPSSALDDALRTLDDLGALTPEGLATDLGRTLARIPADPRLGRALLEGAPLVGPRVAAEAVALVARDLRPPGADLGRLLASLRAGREASARAWADDVRRFERIARENSRPGASLVAQLGTDAEKIALVVALAFPRLVARRVPGVEERYLLASGTRAGLPTGSPLAGHEWLAIGDVARAEGRDAAGTGAVVRAAAPLDRASAEFAAGHLLSDEVEARFADGRVVARREVRLGAISLASTPVRPSAAEGRAAVARALAAGGLGIIGWSPEADALRRRLALVHREIGEPWPDVSEAALLARLEEWLGPELEALAGGASARGIDLAEPLRRLLPWPAGARFEELAPERLEVPSGSRVRIEYPEVGENGTDDGARPVVAVKLQECFGWAETPRLVDGRVPVLFHLLSPAGRPVAVTDDLASFWSGPYAQVRAEMRGRYPKHPWPEDPWTAVATGKTKRRLEGR; encoded by the coding sequence GTGCCTCCATTCGCCCCACCGCGTCTGTTCGATCTCGACGCGATAGGTTCCGGCCTTGCGGTCGCCCGTGTTGCGGAGGAGCTCGGGCGCGCGCTCGAACCTGCGGGGGCGGCCGCCGTCGTCCAGGCTCCGCCGGGAACCGGGAAGACGACGTTCGTGCCGCCGCTCGTCGCCAATCTCGTCTCGGGGCGAGCGGCCGAAGCCGACCAGCCGCCTCGCGTCGTCGTCACCCAGCCTCGGCGCGTCGCGGTGCGTGCCGCCGCCCGCCACCTCGCGGCGCTCGACCGCAGCCCCCTTGGCGAGCGCGTCGGCTACACGGTCCGCGGCGAACGGAAGGTCGGGGCGCGGACGCTCGTCGAGTTCGTGACTCCGGGGATCCTCCTCCGGCGGCTCCTCGCCGACCCTGGTCTCGAGGGAACCGCTGCGGTGATCCTCGACGAGGTGCACGAGCGTGGACTCGAGACAGACCTCGCCGTCGGCATGCTCCCGGAGGTGCGTGCGCTGAGGGGTGATCTCACCCTTGTGGCGATGTCGGCGACGGTGGACGCCCCGCGCTTTGCGGCGCTGTTCGCGGACGACGGCGGCGAGCCAGCTCCGGTCGTCGACTCGCCCGCCGCGCTGTACCCGCTCGAGGTGGTGTGGGCGCCGTCGTCCGCCCCCCGCCTCGACGATCGCGGAGTGACCTGGGCCTTCCTCGACCACGTTGCGGAAACCGCCGCGGCCGAACATGCACGCCTGGTTGCTGCCGGTCAGGACGTGGACGCCCTCGTCTTCCTGCCGGGCGTGCGGGAGGTCCGGGCCGTCGCGGAGCGGCTGCGGGCGCGCTCCTACGGGGTGATTCGGGACGTTCTCGAGCTGCACGGGCAGGCTCCGCCTTCCGAGCAGGACCGGGCTGTCGGCGGGCGGCGGCCGGGTGATCGCCCTCGCATCGTCGTCTCGACCGCTCTCGCCGAATCGTCGCTCACGGTGCCCGGGGTCAGACTCGTCGTCGATTCGGGACTCGCCCGAGAGCCGAGGCGGGATGCGGCACGCGGCATGACAGGGCTCGTCACCGTCTCCTGCTCCCGTGCCTCCGCTGAGCAGCGTGCGGGGCGCGCGGCTCGGCAGGGACCGGGCCGGATCATCCGGTGCTATGACGAGCGTTCCCATGCGGCGGCGCCGCCCCAGTCGCTCCCGGAGATTGCGACCTCGGACCTCACCGAGGCGGCGCTCATCCTCGCGTGCTGGGGCGCACCAGGGGGACGCGGCCTCGCGCTCCCGGACGCTCCGCCGTCGTCCGCGCTCGACGACGCCCTCCGGACGCTCGACGACCTCGGGGCGCTGACTCCGGAAGGTCTCGCGACCGATCTCGGGCGGACCCTCGCGCGCATACCGGCCGATCCGCGCCTCGGCCGCGCGCTGCTCGAGGGCGCGCCGCTTGTCGGTCCCCGTGTCGCTGCAGAGGCCGTTGCCCTCGTCGCGCGGGACCTTCGGCCACCGGGGGCGGACCTCGGCCGTCTCCTGGCGTCGCTTCGCGCGGGACGCGAGGCGTCCGCCCGAGCGTGGGCCGACGACGTTCGTCGCTTCGAGCGGATCGCTCGGGAAAACTCGCGCCCGGGCGCATCTCTCGTTGCGCAGCTGGGGACGGATGCCGAGAAGATAGCCCTCGTCGTCGCCCTCGCGTTCCCGCGGCTCGTGGCGAGGCGAGTGCCGGGGGTCGAGGAGCGCTACTTGCTCGCATCGGGGACGCGCGCTGGCCTTCCAACGGGGAGCCCTCTCGCGGGGCACGAATGGCTGGCCATCGGGGACGTGGCCCGGGCCGAAGGGCGGGATGCGGCGGGGACCGGCGCCGTCGTCCGCGCTGCTGCGCCCCTCGATCGGGCGTCTGCCGAATTCGCGGCCGGCCACCTTCTGAGCGATGAGGTCGAGGCACGGTTCGCGGACGGTCGCGTGGTCGCGAGGCGCGAAGTGCGCCTCGGTGCGATCTCGCTTGCATCCACGCCTGTGCGGCCCTCAGCCGCAGAGGGGCGGGCCGCCGTCGCCCGCGCTCTGGCCGCAGGCGGGCTCGGAATCATCGGCTGGTCACCCGAAGCAGATGCGTTGCGCCGCCGGCTCGCGCTCGTGCATCGGGAGATCGGCGAGCCGTGGCCCGATGTCTCGGAGGCGGCGCTTCTGGCGCGGCTCGAGGAGTGGCTCGGCCCAGAGCTCGAGGCCTTGGCTGGCGGTGCGTCAGCGCGCGGAATCGATCTGGCCGAGCCCCTCCGGAGGCTCCTGCCATGGCCGGCGGGCGCCCGGTTCGAAGAGCTCGCCCCCGAGCGACTCGAAGTTCCGAGCGGCTCACGCGTGCGGATCGAGTACCCCGAGGTGGGCGAGAACGGAACGGACGACGGCGCCCGGCCAGTTGTCGCCGTCAAGCTCCAGGAGTGCTTCGGGTGGGCGGAGACGCCGCGCCTCGTAGACGGGCGCGTGCCCGTGCTCTTCCATCTGCTGTCCCCGGCCGGGCGACCAGTGGCCGTCACCGACGATCTCGCCTCGTTCTGGTCGGGCCCGTACGCCCAAGTGCGGGCCGAGATGCGGGGACGCTATCCCAAGCACCCGTGGCCGGAAGACCCTTGGACGGCCGTCGCGACCGGGAAGACGAAGCGGCGGCTGGAGGGGCGGTGA
- a CDS encoding VOC family protein: MEMRLEVVQVPVADVDESKSFYTEKLGFTLDHDVEHLPGMRVVQLTPPGSAASIVIGSGMTGMRPGSLEGLQLVVEDLGAVRAELLTRGVTISEIHDMGGVQFAYFADPDGNRWVIQGATPPDVRAVHLG, translated from the coding sequence ATGGAAATGCGCCTCGAAGTCGTGCAGGTACCCGTGGCGGACGTCGACGAGTCGAAGTCGTTCTACACGGAGAAGCTAGGCTTCACGCTCGACCACGATGTAGAGCACCTCCCCGGGATGAGGGTCGTGCAGCTGACACCACCCGGCTCTGCCGCTTCGATCGTGATCGGCAGCGGGATGACTGGCATGAGGCCGGGCAGCCTCGAGGGCCTTCAGCTCGTCGTAGAGGACCTGGGCGCCGTGCGCGCAGAGCTCCTGACGCGTGGCGTCACCATCAGCGAGATCCATGACATGGGCGGAGTGCAATTCGCCTACTTCGCCGATCCCGACGGCAACCGCTGGGTCATCCAGGGCGCAACTCCTCCCGATGTCAGGGCCGTACACCTCGGCTGA
- a CDS encoding sulfurtransferase, with the protein MKTSRTVAEESEAVARSRVLVDPQWLDRHLQDPKVRVVEVDVGPASYNDWHIPGALLWNIYADLKDTEYRTVGSAAVEELVARSGIGLDTTVVFYGYAPCFGFWLMTLLGHPEVRVLDCSRDTWRAAGLPCSTEATRPAPTPVRVAAEYATVRADRQAVLAALGRPDTVLLDVRTAAEYRGERFWPSGAMDPAGRAGHVPAAVHQPIDGLYRDDGSFRSRQELAQIFAGLEDTDGTTGGAELITYCTVGGRAATTWFALRYLLGRDRVRVYDGSWAEWGRSPEVPVARP; encoded by the coding sequence ATGAAGACATCAAGAACCGTCGCTGAGGAGTCCGAAGCGGTCGCCCGCTCTCGGGTGCTCGTCGACCCGCAATGGCTGGATCGCCACCTGCAGGACCCGAAGGTCCGCGTCGTGGAGGTCGATGTCGGCCCTGCCTCCTACAACGACTGGCATATCCCCGGCGCACTGCTCTGGAACATCTACGCCGACCTCAAGGACACCGAGTACCGGACGGTGGGGTCCGCGGCGGTCGAAGAACTCGTCGCGCGCTCCGGCATTGGCTTGGACACCACGGTGGTCTTCTACGGGTACGCGCCATGCTTCGGCTTCTGGCTGATGACGCTCCTGGGGCATCCCGAGGTGCGCGTCCTGGATTGCTCTCGCGACACGTGGCGCGCCGCCGGGCTCCCTTGTAGCACCGAGGCGACCCGACCCGCCCCCACCCCTGTCCGTGTTGCAGCGGAGTACGCCACCGTCCGGGCTGACCGTCAAGCCGTGTTGGCAGCCCTCGGCCGGCCGGACACCGTCCTGCTCGATGTGCGCACTGCGGCCGAGTACCGGGGAGAACGGTTCTGGCCCTCTGGCGCGATGGATCCGGCTGGGCGCGCCGGCCACGTGCCCGCGGCCGTGCATCAGCCCATCGACGGCCTCTATCGCGATGACGGATCCTTCCGCTCCCGGCAAGAGCTGGCCCAGATCTTCGCCGGACTCGAGGACACCGACGGAACTACCGGGGGCGCGGAGCTCATTACCTACTGCACTGTCGGTGGCCGGGCCGCCACCACCTGGTTCGCCCTGCGCTACCTCCTAGGCCGCGACCGGGTCCGCGTCTACGACGGCTCGTGGGCGGAATGGGGGCGCTCACCGGAGGTCCCAGTCGCCCGCCCTTAG
- a CDS encoding DUF1059 domain-containing protein codes for MGKLIRCECGFTARGDDENLLVDAIQRHLAADHPALADAVTREDIHSWIQTE; via the coding sequence ATGGGAAAGCTCATCCGATGCGAATGCGGGTTCACCGCGCGGGGGGACGACGAGAACCTGCTCGTAGATGCCATCCAACGCCACCTCGCTGCCGATCACCCCGCACTGGCCGACGCCGTCACCCGCGAGGACATCCACAGCTGGATCCAGACCGAGTAG
- a CDS encoding glycerate kinase: MSLSTDALRVLVAPDKFKGSLSAAQVAAALGAGLACRPHVVWRALPLADGGDGSVAAAASAGFTSIPAAVAGPIGEPTTTHLAFDGTTAVVEVATTCGLQMLPPGGLAPLASTSAGFGEAMRAALGLRPNRLVLALGGSATTDGGAGLLSALGAVFLDRLGRPFVPSGGTLRDISRIDLGGLASLEGIEVVAANDVENPLLGPCGAAPVYGPQKGATSDDVAALDAGLAHLVQRLDDAGLPASSCAGTPGAGSAGGLGFAALLLGARMVSGADFFLDLFGFDTAAAEADLVITGEGKLDEQTLSGKLPLAVARRVGKAPVVAVVGHNALGRDALPEHGIERIWALSDLSERDTSRDSELSAALLEQLGQEIGLAGLASSGRVVGGSFSAALESLDAASHT, from the coding sequence ATGAGCCTGAGCACCGACGCGCTGCGGGTTCTCGTCGCACCCGACAAGTTCAAGGGCTCCCTCAGCGCGGCGCAGGTCGCCGCCGCGCTGGGGGCCGGCCTGGCCTGCCGCCCGCACGTCGTGTGGCGGGCCCTCCCGCTCGCCGACGGCGGCGACGGCAGCGTGGCGGCGGCGGCCAGCGCGGGATTCACCTCGATTCCCGCGGCCGTCGCCGGCCCCATCGGCGAGCCGACGACGACGCACCTCGCCTTCGACGGGACCACCGCCGTCGTCGAGGTCGCGACGACGTGCGGGCTCCAAATGCTCCCGCCCGGCGGCCTCGCACCGCTCGCGAGCACGAGTGCGGGGTTCGGCGAAGCGATGCGCGCGGCCCTCGGACTGCGGCCGAACCGGCTCGTGCTCGCCCTCGGAGGGAGCGCAACGACCGACGGCGGAGCGGGCCTGCTGAGCGCGCTGGGCGCGGTGTTCCTCGACAGGCTCGGCCGGCCTTTCGTCCCGTCGGGTGGGACGCTCCGGGACATCTCGAGGATCGACCTCGGCGGGCTCGCCTCCTTGGAAGGGATCGAGGTCGTCGCGGCGAATGACGTCGAGAATCCGCTCCTCGGACCGTGCGGCGCGGCGCCCGTCTACGGGCCGCAGAAGGGCGCGACCTCCGACGACGTCGCCGCGCTCGACGCTGGCCTGGCCCACCTCGTCCAGCGGCTCGACGACGCTGGGCTCCCTGCGTCGTCGTGCGCAGGGACGCCGGGGGCAGGGAGCGCCGGAGGGCTCGGATTCGCAGCGCTGCTGCTCGGAGCCCGCATGGTTTCGGGTGCGGACTTCTTCTTGGACCTGTTCGGGTTCGACACCGCGGCCGCTGAGGCAGACCTCGTGATCACGGGCGAGGGGAAGCTCGACGAGCAGACGCTCTCGGGGAAGCTGCCCCTCGCCGTCGCCCGCCGCGTAGGCAAGGCGCCGGTTGTCGCCGTCGTCGGGCACAACGCACTGGGCCGCGACGCGCTCCCGGAACACGGGATCGAGCGCATCTGGGCGCTCAGCGACCTCAGCGAACGGGACACCTCGCGCGACTCCGAGCTCTCCGCCGCGCTCCTGGAGCAGCTCGGTCAGGAGATAGGGCTGGCCGGGCTCGCCAGTTCCGGGAGGGTTGTAGGCGGCAGCTTCTCTGCCGCGCTCGAATCACTCGACGCGGCCAGCCACACTTGA